The Jiangella alba genome includes the window CCTGGTACTTCGACGGTGCCGCCCGGCGTTCCGGCGAACGGCTGTCATGTCCTCGGATCCGAGCTGTTGCTCTACGCGGGCGTGTCGCCGAGCCGTCCGGGGAGCAGAGGGACGTTGCGCGCACGCCTCAGGACGCACTTTCGCGGCAACGCCTCCGGCTCGACGTTCCGGCTCACCCTCGGCTCGCTCTTGGCCGAGACGATCGGCCTCCGGCTGCGGCGGGTCGGCCGCACCGGCCGCCTGACGTTCAGCGACGGTGAGTGGGTGCTCTCGGAGTGGATGGCGCGGCATGCCCGCGTCTGCTGGCTGCCGACGGCGTCGCCTTGGCTGCTGGAGAGCGAGCTGATCGGCCGCCTCGCGCTGCCGCTCGACCTCGATCAGAACCAGGGCGGCGCGTTCCACGCGGCCCTGTCCCCGCAGCGTCAGCGGGCCGACCAGCCGCCGTCGAGGACGAGGTCGGTGCCGGTGATCGACTGGGCCGCCGGACTGGCGAGGTAGGCGACGGCCTCGGCGACCTCGCCGGGCTCGATGAGGCGCTTGATCGCCTCGTTGGCCAGCAGGATCTCGCTGACGACGCGGTCCTCGGGCAGGCCGTGCACCCGGGCCTGGTCGGCGATCTGCGCCTCGACCAGCGGCGTGCGGACGTAGCCGGGGTTGACGCAGTTGGAGGTGACGCCGTGCGCGGCGCCCTCGAGCGCCGTCACCTTGGACAGCCCTTCGAGGCCGTGCTTCGCGGTGACGTAGGCCGACTTGAACGCGCTGGCGCGCAGGCCGTGCGCGCTGGACACGTTGACGACGCGGCCCCAGCCGCGCGCGTACATGCCCGGCAGCGCGGCCCGGATGAGCAGGAACGGCGCCTCGAGCATGAGCCGCAGCATGAACGCGAACCGATCCGGCGGGAACTCCTCCAGCCGGGCGACGTGCTGGATGCCGGCGTTGTTGACGAGGACGTCGACGTCCAGCCGGGTGGTCGCGAGGGTGGCGGTGTCGGCGAGGTCGACCTGCCACGGCTCGCCGCCGCACTCACCGGCCACGGACGCCGCGCGCTCGCCGTCGATGTCGGCGACGATGACGTGGGCGCCGGCCGCGCCCAGCCGCCGGGCCACCGCCGCGCCGATGCCGCTGCCGCCACCGGTGACCAGCGCCCGCCGTCCGTCCAGATCGAGTTCGGCCATGGCGGGACTCTATGCCCACGAAGATTCTCTGACTAGAGTCAGAGAATGGACGAGACCATGGTCGCGCAGGTGCGGCGGTTCAACCGGGTGGTCACGCAGCAGGTCGGCGCGCTGAACGACCACTTCCTGGCCCGCGACCGGCCGCTGGGTGAGTCGCGGCTGTTGTGGGAGATCGGCGACGGGCGCGACGTGCGGTCGCTGCGCGCGGCGCTCGATCTCGACTCCGGCTACGTCAGCCGGCTGCTGCGCTCGCTGGAGGCGGCCGGTCTGGTGACGACGGAGCGCGGCGCGGAGGATCGGCGGGTGACGCTGGCCCGGCTCACGCCGGCGGGCCGGGCCGAGAAGCGGCTGCTGGACGAGCGTAGCGACGACCTCGCCACGCAGTTGCTCGACGCGCTCGACGGGCGGCAGCGCGACCGGCTGGTCGCGGCGATGGCCGACGTGGAGCGGCTGCTGACGGCGGCCACCGTGCGGTTCGCGGTGACCGACCCGGACGACCCGGTCGCCCAGCACTGCCTGCGCGCCTACGCGGCCGAGCTGGACGTCCGGTTCGACGGCGGGTTCTCCCTCGACCGCGGTATCCGCGCCGATGCCGCCGACCTGCGCCCGCCGGCCGGGCTGCTCCTGGTCGCCATGCTGCACACGACGCCGGTGGGGTGCGGCGTGCTGTTGTTCCACGGCGCCGGGCCCGCGCACCTGAAGCGCATGTGGGTCGACGCGTCCGCCCGCGGGCTCGGTCTGGGCCGCCGGCTGCTGGCCGAGCTGGAGCGGCACGCCGCCGAGGCTGGCGCGCCCGCCGTGCGGCTGGAGACCAACGCGGCGCTGACGGAGGCCATCGCGCTCTACCGGTCCGCCGGGTACGCCGAGGTGCCCGCGTTCAACGCCGAGCCGTACGCCCACCACTGGTTCGAGAAGCCGCTCCTGCGACAATAGGGTCATGGCGGAACGCAAACCGCCCGGCATGGGTTTCGAATCGTGGATCGACAAGCAGGTCCGCGAGGCGCAGGAGCGCGGCGAGTTCGACGACCTCCCGCTCTCCGGCAAACCGCTGCCGCCCTCTCGTCCGGGCGACGAGTACAGCTGGATCCGCGAGAAGCTGGCCCGCGAGGGCGAGTCCACCGACGTCCTGCTGCCGACGCCGCTGCTGCTGCGCAAAGAGCTGGAGAAGCTGCCCGAGACGCTCCGCGACGTCCGGTCCGAGCAGGCCGTCCGCGACGTCGTCCACGACCTCAACGAGCGCGTCAAGCAGTGGCTGCGGGCGCCGTCGGGCCCGAACATCCCGGTCGCGCTGGCCGACCCCGACACCGTCGTGGCCGAGTGGCGCGCCGCGCGGGCCCAGCGCATGGCCGCCGAGCAGCAGGTGCGAGCTGAGCGCGCCGCCGAGGCCGCGCGGGTGGCGGCCGAGGAGCGGGCCGCCGCCGAGGAGATCCGCCGCAACCGCGGCAACCCGCTCAGCCCCTACACCTGGCTCACCTGGTGGCGCCGCCAGCTCGGACGGCGGGCAGACCGAACGCCCTGACCACCTCGGGGTCCAGGAACACCGTCAGCCGGTCGATCCGCTCACCGGCCACCGTCAGCACCACCAGCCCGTGCGCCCGGTACCCGCCGTCGGGGCCGGGCTTGTACATCGCGTGCGCCGGTTGCCCGTTGGCCCGGGTCGGCAGCGTCAGCATGCCGCCGGGTGCGTGCAGCCGCGGCGCCAGGAACCGGCCGATCGCGTCGGCCCCGCGGAACCAGGTGGCGTGCGGCGGCATCTCCAGCACCGCGTCGTGCGCCAGCAGCCGGACCAGCCCGTCGATGTCGGCACGCTCGAACGCGACCAGGTACCGGTCGAGCAGGTCGCGCTGCCGCGCGTCGGACGGCTCCGGCCCGACGCCGTCGATGCTCAGCTCGGCCAGTTGCGCCCGGGCCCGCCGCAGCGCGCTGTTGACCGCCGTCGTCGTGGTGTCCAGCAGCCGCGCCACCTCGGCGGCCCGCCAGCGCAGCACGTCGCGCAGGATCAGCACCGCACGCTGCCGCGCCGGCAGGTACTGCAGCGCCGCGACCAGCGCCAGCCGGGTGCTCTCGCGGCCGACGGCGATCGCGGCGGGATCGCCGGCCAGCGGGTCGGCGAGGGTGTCCGGGAACGGCTCGAGCCACGGCACGTCGGTGAGCGGCGGCGCCAGCGGGGCGTCCGGGTCGCCGCTGGGGCCGGCCAGTCCCGACGGCAACGCGCGGCGGCCGCGGGTCTCCAGTGCGCGCAGGCAGGCCCGGGTCGCGATGGTGTAGAGCCAGGTCCGCAGCGACGACCGGCCCTCGAACCCGTCGTAGCCGCGCCATGCCCGCAGGTAGGTCTCCTGGACGGTGTCCTCGGCGTCGTGCAGTGAGCCGAGCATGCGGTAGCAGTGCGCCAGCAGTTCCCGGCGGTACGGGTCGGCCTGCCGGGCGAACTCGTCGGCCCGCGCCTCGGACGTCACGGTCATGGATCCTCCTCCTTGGAGTGCCCTCTCTCCAGTACAGATCCGTGCCGCGGCGAGAAGTCATCGCGGCGAGTTCCGGACGGTGCGCGGATCTGCCCCTGGTGACGAAAGGAGTCGTGATGAGCTCTCGCTCGCACCGGGCCTGGGTGCTGGCCCTCACCTCGGTCGCCTCGCTGATGGTGGCCCTGGACACGTTGATCGTGACCGTGGCCCTGAGCACCATCAGGGACGAACTCGGCGCCACGCTGGAAGAACTGGAATGGACCGTCAACGCCTACAACGTCAGCCTGGCGGTGCTGCTGCTGACCGGGTCGGCGCTCGGCGACCGCTACGGACGGCGCCGCATGTTCGCCGTCGGCCTGGTGGCGTTCACCGCGTCGTCGACGGCCTGCGCGCTGGCGCCGGGCGTCGGCTGGCTCATCGCGGCCCGCATCGCCCAGGGCGCCGGCGCCGCCCTGCTGATGCCGTTGTCGCTCGCGCTGCTCAGTGCCGCCTTCCCGGCCGAGCGCCGCGGCCGGGCGCTGGGCATCTTCATGGGGGTGACCGGGCTGTCGGTGGTCGGCGGCCCGCTGCTGGGTGGCGCGATCACCGAGGGGCTGTCCTGGGAGTGGATCTTCTGGCTGAACGTGCCGCTCGGGCTGCTGGTGCTGCCGTTCGCGCTGACCCGGATCGACGAGAGCCGCGGCGCCCGCACGTCGCTCGACCTGACCGGGCTGGTGCTGGCCACGGGCGCGGCGCTCGGGCTGGTGTGGGGGCTGGTCCGTGGCAACGGCGCCGGCTGGGCCAGCGCGGAGGTCGTGACGACACTGGCGCTCGGCGCGGTGCTGCTGGTGGCGTTCGTCGGGTGGGAGCGGCGGGCGGCGCACGCGATGCTGCCGATGAGCCTGTTCCGGTCGCGGTCGTTCTCGGCCGGCAACGCGGCCGGGTTCCTGCTGATCGCGTCGCTGTTCGGGACGCTGTTCCTGATCGCTCAGTTCCTGCAGGTCGCGCAGGGGCACTCGCCGCTGCAGGCAGGGCTGCGGCTGGTGCCGTGGACGGGGTGTCTCATGGTGGTGGCGCCGATCGCGGGCGCGCTGGTCGACCGGTTCGGCGAGCGGCCGTTCCTGGCCGGCGGGCTGGTGCTGCAGGCGGCCGGGTTCGGCTGGCTGGCGCTGATCGCGTCGCCCGGGCTGGCCTACGCCGCGATGGTCCCGCCGCTGGTGATCGCCGGCATCGGCATCGCGATGGCGATGCCGGCGACGCAGAACTCCGCCGTCGGGTCCGTCCCCGAGCAGCTGATCGGCAAGGCCGCCGGCGCGAACACGATGCTGCGCCAGCTGGGTGGCGTGTTCGGCATCGCGGTGCTGGTGGCCGTCTTCGCCGCCCGGGGTGGCTACGAGTCGCCGGAGGAGTTCGCCGACGGGTTCGCGGCCGCAATGACCGGCGCGTTCCTGCTGGCCCTGGCCGGCGCCGCCGTGGGGCTGCTGGTGCCCGGACGGCGGACGACGGCGGCTCCGGCTCAGGGGGAGCGGACGGCGGAGGTCGTCAGGAGCTGAAGTACTCCACCAGCACCGGAGCGTGCACGGCCGCCTTGACCATGTGCGTCTGGCCGGGCAGGGTCCGGTGCCGCGCGTTCGGCAGCACCTCGGCCAGCCGCCGCTGGCTGCCCCGCATGTACTCGGGGCTCTTGCCGCCGTCCATGACGAGCGCCGGCTGGGTGACCGCGGACCACCGGTCGGCGGGGAACGGCTTGCCGTAGCCGGTGTCGCCGAGCACGCGGAAGTCGTTCGGGATGGTGTGCGCCACGGCCTTGAGCTTCTTCCACACCGGAGTGAGCCGCATGACCGCGATGCCCGCGGCCGGCACGCCGACGGTCTTCATGAACAGCTTGACGACGTCGCCGCGGCGGCCGGCCGCGACCAGCGCGTCGGTGCGGGCCAGGAGGTCGGGCGGCCACGGCTTCGCGGTGTCGTCGGTGATGGCGGGCAGCTCGTACAGCGCCAGCTTCGCGATGCCGGAGCCGGGCCGCTTCGCCGTCTCGAGGGTGAGCGCCGCGCCGGACGAGACGCCGTACACGAACACGTCGCCGCCGGCCGCGGCGATCAGCGCCTCGAGGTCCTCGGTCTCGCGTTCGACGGCGTACGGCGCGGTGTCGCCGCTCTCGCCCCGGCCGCGCCGGTCGTAGGTGTAGACGGTGAACGTCGAGGCCAGGCCGTCGGCGAGGCCGGACATGGGGCCGAAGTCGCGGTAGCACAGGGCGCCGTCGACGAGGATCAGCGGCGGGCCGGAGCCGGCCTTGGTGTACGCGATGACGGTGCCGTCGGCCGAGGTGACGGTGGACATGGGCGGGCTCTCCTTGTCGGGTGGGATCAGCCGAAGACGCGGGTCAGCCAGGACTGCCAGGCGGCGTCGGTGTGACGGTGCGCGTCGTCGGCGAAGACGTGGTGGGAGGCGATCATCGGGCCGCGGAACCCCTTGATGAAGCGGAGCAGCGCGTCGCCGGTGCGGACGCCGAGGGTGTCGGCGTTGACGTAGTACACGACGCCGTCCTCGTCCGGCAGCCTGACGGTGTCGCCGGCCCGGACGGGGGCGGTGAGGCCGAGCTCGTCGTGCAGCCTGGCCCAGGCGACGTCCCAGTCGGCGACGGGCGGGCCGAACGCCGTGACGGGCGTGGCGGTGCGGCCGGCGAAGTGGGCGAGGTACTCGAACAGCGTCTGGAAGAACATCTCGTGGCCGCGCGACATCGCCTCGAACTCGTCGGCCCAGTCGTCGCCCGGCAGGAATCCGCTGGCCACCACCCGCAGCGTGGTGCTGCCGTGGTCGCGGCCCTCGAGCAGGAACTCGTAGGCGACGAACCGGCCGTCGGGCTCGGGGGTCTCGCCGTAGGCCAGCCGCTCGCCGGGCTTCCACGCGGTGACGTCGTACGACGGCGCGTAGCCGCCGAAGTCGATGCGGACGCTGCCGTCGGGGCCGGGCTCGACGTCGGCCTTGCCCATGAACCACGAGTCGATGCCGGGACCGGTGGCGATGGCGTCCCACACCTGCTCGGGCGTGGCGTCGAGGTCGGCCTGGTGGGCGGACTCGAACCGGTGACCCATGATCAGGACTCCTTCGGGGTGTCGACGCTCGGGTGGACGGCGACGACGACGCGGTGCGTACGCCCGCCGTCGGCGGAGTCGTCGTGATACTTGGCGACCAGCGCGCTGACGGCGCCGCCCAGCTCTTCGGCGAACGCGGCGCGGTCGGCGGCCGAGGCGAAGCGCACCTCGCCGTCGATGGCGAACGTGGCCACCCGCTTGCGCGCCTTCGTCGACGCCGTGAGCAGCAGCCCGACGTCGCGGACCAGTTTCGACGCGAGCGCCAGCAGCCAGCGCGCGGACAGCTTGTCGGGGGAGCGGGACGGGTCGGGCTGCACCGCCGCGAGCGCCGTCGGCGAGATGACGTACGACGCCGCCGTCGCCTGGAGCACCCGCTCGGTGACGTTGCCCTTCCGGCGCTCCTCGACCAGCTCGACCAGCCCGTGCCGTTCGAGCGTGCGCAGGTGGTAGTTCACCTTCTGCCGGGCCAGCCCGACGCGCCCGGCCAGCATGGTGGCCGACAGCGGCTCGGCGAGCTCGGCCAGCAGCCGGGTGCGCATGGGGTCCAGCGACGCCTCGGCCGCTGCGGGGTCTTCGATCACCGTCACGTCCTGCATGCCGACCATGCTGTCACCGACAAATACATTTGTCAAGAAGATGCAGACTGTCGGAGGTCTTGGCATCGTGTGAGGATGATGCGAACATGTGTTCGTGGCCAGGCGGGCGAACATCCTGCATGCCGACCTCGACGCCTTCTACGCGTCGGTCGAGCAGCGCGACGACCCCGACCTGCGCGGCAAGCCCGTCATCGTCGGCGGGGGTGTGGTGCTGGCGGCCAGCTACGAGGCCAAGGCGCGCGGCGTGCGCACGGCGATGGGCGGCCGGCAGGCGCGCCGGCTGTGCCCCGACGCCGTCGTCGTCTCGCCGCGCATGTCCGCCTACTCCGCGGCCAGCGAGGCGGTGTTCGAGGTGTTCCGGCGCACCACCCCGATGGTCGAAGGGCTCTCCATCGACGAGGCGTTCCTCGACGTCGGCGGGCTGGCGAAGATCTCCGGTTCACCGCCCGAGATCGCCGCCCGGCTCCGCGCCGACGTGCTGCGCACCGTCGGGCTGCCCATCACCGTCGGCGTCGCCCGCACGAAGTTCCTCGCCAAGGTGGCCAGCGCCGTCGCCAAGCCCGACGGCCTGCTGGTGGTCGAGCCCGACCGCGAGCTCGACTTCCTGCATCCGCTGCCGATCGAGAGGCTGTGGGGCGTCGGCGAGAAGACGTCGGTGAAGCTGCGCCAGCGCGGCATCCACACCGTCGGCGACGTCGCTCTGCTCGCGGAGCGCTCGCTGGTCGCCATCGTCGGCCCGGCGGCCGGCCGGCACCTGCACGCGCTCTCCATCGGCCGCGACCCGCGCCGCGTCGTCGTCGGCCAGCGCCGCCACTCCATCGGGTCGCAGCACGCGCTCGGCAGCCGCCGCCGCACGCCGGCCGAGCTGGACGCCGTCGTCGTCGGCATCATCGACCGCGTCACCCGGCGGCTGCGCGCCGCCCACCGGGTCTGCCGCACCGTCGTGCTGCGGCTGCGCTTCGACGACTACACCCGGGCGACCCGCTCGCACACGCTGGCCGAGCCGACGTCGCACACCGGGCAGCTGCTCACCGTGGTGCGCAACCTCGTCGCGGCCACGGCGCCGACCATCGAGGCGCGCGGCCTCACGCTGGTCGGCGTCGCGCTGAGCAACCTCGAGGACGACGATCCGCTGCAGCTGGCGCTGCCCATCGACCGCCACGGCGGCAGCGCCCTCGACGCCACCGTCGACGACGTCCGCAACCGCTTCGGCGTCAGCGCCGTCACCCGGGCCGTGCTGCTGAACAAGGACGAGGGCCTCGTCATGCCGATGCTGCCGGACTGACCACGCGATAGCGCAGGTGGGTGGCCTCCGGGGTGTCGAAGACGCGGACGATCTCGAGCTCGATCTCCGCGGGCAGCAGGTCGAACAGCCGCCGGCCCCCGCCGAGCAGCACCGGCACCTGGGCGAGCTGCAGCTCGTCCAGCACGCCGGCCGCGAGCGCCTGCTGGGCGGTGTGCCCGCCCTGGACGTGCACGTCCTTGTCGCCGGCGGCGGCCCGTGCCTGCTCCATCGCGCTGGCGATGCCGTCGGTCACGTAGGTCACCAGCGGGTAGCCGAACCGCGCGGCCGGCCCCGGCGGGCGGTGGCTGACGACGAAGATCGGCAGGCCGCCGAGGTCGCCGCCCCAGTGGTCCATCAGCTCGGCCGTGCGCCGCCCGGTGACGACGGCGCCGGCCGCCCCCATCGCCTCCATCACCTGCGCCGCCGGCCCTGTGACCTCGGCGAACTCGCCGCCCGGCGCGAACCACTCGTGCAGCCGGTGTCCCTCGGGGCCGCCGAGGAAGTCGTCGGGAGCGGCGATGTAGCCGTCGACGGACACGGACATGTAGAGCACCGATGTGGACATGGTCCCTCCTTCGTGAGGTGCCCGGCGGACTCAACTGTGTCCTATGGACACAGTTTGCGCAAGACTTGGTGGCCCGAGATGTCCGGAACCGCCCCCATGAGTGTCGTCCAGCCGGAATGATGGTCCCCGTGGCGGCGGACGCTTCCGATCTGCGAGATGACGCGCTCTGGCTCGGCGGTGCCTACGAGCTGGCCGTCGAGTTGGGCGAACGCGACGATGCGCGCCTCGAGGCGGCGTTGACGACGCTGTGGGCGGCCGCCGAGGTCGCCGGGTGTCATGCGGCCGGCCGCGACGACCCCGGCACGTGGACCGACGCGCCGTGCAGCGCGGCCGAACTGCAGCGGCACGGCCGGCTGGCCGGGCTCGTCACGCTGCCACGCCAGCGCACCGTCGTGTGCGGGGCGCGGGCCGTCCGGCAGGTGTCCGGCACCGACTGGCTGGTGTTCTTCATCCCGGTCGGCGCGCTGGATCTCGCCGAACCGCGCAGTGCCGCCTTCCCGTTCCGCGGCGGCGACTCCCTGCTCTGGCGGCGGCCGCTGGACCGCTGGCTGGCCGGTATCGGCGCCCGCCTGTTCGCGGCCGTGCCGTTCCGGCTGGCGCTGATCGGTCCCGAGGTCGCGGGCCTGACGACGGCGCGGTCGCTGGGTGGCCAGCCGCCGGCCGAGCGGTGGGCGGCCTACCTGATCCCGTCCGGCTCCGGCCTGGAATACCACCACGCGGACCGCTGAAGTTGCGCAGTTTCCGCAACTTGCTCGCTCTACTGGCTTGATTTGAGCAGCTTGACTCGGCATAGTGGCGCCCACTTCACAGCATCTGCCCCCGTGTCAGGCAACCCGCTGGAGGATCGGCGTGGATCTTCAACTGCTGGCAGCCCTTGTCCTCGGCATCGCCACCATCGTCGTGATCGTGCTCTGGACCCGGCTCGACGCGTTCGTCGCGCTGCTCGTCGCGGCCCTCGTGACCGGCTTCGTCGCCGGATCGCCGGCCACCGACACCCTGAACTCGATCACGGCCGGGTTCGGCAGCACGATGGGCTCGATCGGCATCGTCATCGGACTGGGGGTCGCCGTCGGCAAGATCCTGGAGGTCTCGGGCGCGGCCGACGCCCTGGCCCGGGCGTTCGTGCGGGCGCTCGGCGCCGGCCGGGAACCGTGGGCGATGGCCGGAACCGGCGCCATGGTCTCGATCCCGGTGTTCTGCGACTCCGGGTACGTGATCATGAACCCGCTGGCGCGCTCGATCGCTCGCCGCAAGCGCGCCGGGTACGTGACGCTGGCGCTCGCGCTCGGGTGCGGCATGACGCTCACCCACCACCTCGTCCCGCCGACGCCGGGCCCGCTCGGCGTGGCCGGCATCCTCGGCGCCGACCTCGGCGGGCTGGTGCTCGCCGGGCTGGTCTTCACCGTGCTGCTGCTGCCGATCGTCGTGCTGTACGCCCGCTGGATCGGCCCGCAGCTGGAGAGCCAGCTGCTCCCGCCGGTGCGCGAGTCCGTCTACGGGCGAGCCGGCGTCGCGTCCGGGCCGCCGTCGAGTGCCGTCGGCCTGCGCGAGCGCGACACCGCCGCGGACACGGACGGCGCCGGGACCGGCGACGACGTCGTGATCGACGACCCCGCGGCGGCGCTCGGGACCCCGCCTCCTGGCGCGAGCCCGCACCGGGTCTCGGCCGGCGTCGCCTCGCTGCCGCTCGTGGTGCCGCTGCTGCTGATCGTCGCGAACACCGTCACGACGGCCGTCGACCGCAACCGTCAGGGCGTGCTGACCGGCGACGAGGGCTACGAACCGTCCCGGCTCGCCGAGGTCCTGGCCTTCGTGGGCAGCCCGGTCGTCGCGCTGCTGATCGGCGTCCTGCTCGCCGTGTACGTGCTGCTGCCGCGCTGGACCACCCGTAGCCAGGTGGGCGGCTGGCTGTCCGAGGCGGCCTCCTCGGCCGGGCTGATCCTGCTGATCACCGGCGCCGGCGGGGCGCTGGGCCAGGTGCTGCGCGACTCCGGGGTCGGCGAGGAGCTGGCCGAGGCGATCGCGTCGGCCAGCCTGCCGGGTGTGCTCGTGCCGTTCCTGGTCGCCACGCTGGTCCGGATCGCGCAGGGCTCCGGGACGGTCGCGATGATCACGGCCGCGTCGGTGTCGGCGCCGCTGGTGCCGTCGCTGGGGCTCGCTCCGCTGGCGGCCGCCCTGGCCTGCTGCGCCGGCTCGATGGTGTTCAGCTACTTCAACGACTCGTACTTCTGGGTGGTGACCCGGTTCACCGGGCTCGACGGCGTGGCGGCGATCCGCGGCTGGTCCGGCATCACCACCGCCGTGTGGCTCGGCTCGCTGCCGCTGGTCCTGGTCGCCGGGGCCGTGTTGTGACGACGGCCGCGCTGCTCGTCATCGCCGACGATCTGACCGGGGCCAACGCGGCCGCCGCCGGGTTCGCCCGGGCCGGTCTGCGGTCGGTGACGGCCGGCGCGGACCAGCCGCCGGGCGTCGTGGCCGAGCTCGCGTCCCGCTACGACGCCGTC containing:
- a CDS encoding GIY-YIG nuclease family protein; its protein translation is MRARLRTHFRGNASGSTFRLTLGSLLAETIGLRLRRVGRTGRLTFSDGEWVLSEWMARHARVCWLPTASPWLLESELIGRLALPLDLDQNQGGAFHAALSPQRQRADQPPSRTRSVPVIDWAAGLAR
- a CDS encoding 3-hydroxybutyrate dehydrogenase, with product MAELDLDGRRALVTGGGSGIGAAVARRLGAAGAHVIVADIDGERAASVAGECGGEPWQVDLADTATLATTRLDVDVLVNNAGIQHVARLEEFPPDRFAFMLRLMLEAPFLLIRAALPGMYARGWGRVVNVSSAHGLRASAFKSAYVTAKHGLEGLSKVTALEGAAHGVTSNCVNPGYVRTPLVEAQIADQARVHGLPEDRVVSEILLANEAIKRLIEPGEVAEAVAYLASPAAQSITGTDLVLDGGWSAR
- a CDS encoding MarR family winged helix-turn-helix transcriptional regulator codes for the protein MDETMVAQVRRFNRVVTQQVGALNDHFLARDRPLGESRLLWEIGDGRDVRSLRAALDLDSGYVSRLLRSLEAAGLVTTERGAEDRRVTLARLTPAGRAEKRLLDERSDDLATQLLDALDGRQRDRLVAAMADVERLLTAATVRFAVTDPDDPVAQHCLRAYAAELDVRFDGGFSLDRGIRADAADLRPPAGLLLVAMLHTTPVGCGVLLFHGAGPAHLKRMWVDASARGLGLGRRLLAELERHAAEAGAPAVRLETNAALTEAIALYRSAGYAEVPAFNAEPYAHHWFEKPLLRQ
- a CDS encoding DUF1992 domain-containing protein, with protein sequence MAERKPPGMGFESWIDKQVREAQERGEFDDLPLSGKPLPPSRPGDEYSWIREKLAREGESTDVLLPTPLLLRKELEKLPETLRDVRSEQAVRDVVHDLNERVKQWLRAPSGPNIPVALADPDTVVAEWRAARAQRMAAEQQVRAERAAEAARVAAEERAAAEEIRRNRGNPLSPYTWLTWWRRQLGRRADRTP
- a CDS encoding sigma-70 family RNA polymerase sigma factor, with the protein product MTVTSEARADEFARQADPYRRELLAHCYRMLGSLHDAEDTVQETYLRAWRGYDGFEGRSSLRTWLYTIATRACLRALETRGRRALPSGLAGPSGDPDAPLAPPLTDVPWLEPFPDTLADPLAGDPAAIAVGRESTRLALVAALQYLPARQRAVLILRDVLRWRAAEVARLLDTTTTAVNSALRRARAQLAELSIDGVGPEPSDARQRDLLDRYLVAFERADIDGLVRLLAHDAVLEMPPHATWFRGADAIGRFLAPRLHAPGGMLTLPTRANGQPAHAMYKPGPDGGYRAHGLVVLTVAGERIDRLTVFLDPEVVRAFGLPAVRAGGATR
- a CDS encoding DHA2 family efflux MFS transporter permease subunit; this encodes MSSRSHRAWVLALTSVASLMVALDTLIVTVALSTIRDELGATLEELEWTVNAYNVSLAVLLLTGSALGDRYGRRRMFAVGLVAFTASSTACALAPGVGWLIAARIAQGAGAALLMPLSLALLSAAFPAERRGRALGIFMGVTGLSVVGGPLLGGAITEGLSWEWIFWLNVPLGLLVLPFALTRIDESRGARTSLDLTGLVLATGAALGLVWGLVRGNGAGWASAEVVTTLALGAVLLVAFVGWERRAAHAMLPMSLFRSRSFSAGNAAGFLLIASLFGTLFLIAQFLQVAQGHSPLQAGLRLVPWTGCLMVVAPIAGALVDRFGERPFLAGGLVLQAAGFGWLALIASPGLAYAAMVPPLVIAGIGIAMAMPATQNSAVGSVPEQLIGKAAGANTMLRQLGGVFGIAVLVAVFAARGGYESPEEFADGFAAAMTGAFLLALAGAAVGLLVPGRRTTAAPAQGERTAEVVRS
- a CDS encoding alpha/beta fold hydrolase, whose translation is MSTVTSADGTVIAYTKAGSGPPLILVDGALCYRDFGPMSGLADGLASTFTVYTYDRRGRGESGDTAPYAVERETEDLEALIAAAGGDVFVYGVSSGAALTLETAKRPGSGIAKLALYELPAITDDTAKPWPPDLLARTDALVAAGRRGDVVKLFMKTVGVPAAGIAVMRLTPVWKKLKAVAHTIPNDFRVLGDTGYGKPFPADRWSAVTQPALVMDGGKSPEYMRGSQRRLAEVLPNARHRTLPGQTHMVKAAVHAPVLVEYFSS
- a CDS encoding SRPBCC family protein is translated as MGHRFESAHQADLDATPEQVWDAIATGPGIDSWFMGKADVEPGPDGSVRIDFGGYAPSYDVTAWKPGERLAYGETPEPDGRFVAYEFLLEGRDHGSTTLRVVASGFLPGDDWADEFEAMSRGHEMFFQTLFEYLAHFAGRTATPVTAFGPPVADWDVAWARLHDELGLTAPVRAGDTVRLPDEDGVVYYVNADTLGVRTGDALLRFIKGFRGPMIASHHVFADDAHRHTDAAWQSWLTRVFG
- a CDS encoding ArsR/SmtB family transcription factor, whose product is MQDVTVIEDPAAAEASLDPMRTRLLAELAEPLSATMLAGRVGLARQKVNYHLRTLERHGLVELVEERRKGNVTERVLQATAASYVISPTALAAVQPDPSRSPDKLSARWLLALASKLVRDVGLLLTASTKARKRVATFAIDGEVRFASAADRAAFAEELGGAVSALVAKYHDDSADGGRTHRVVVAVHPSVDTPKES
- the dinB gene encoding DNA polymerase IV, with the protein product MARRANILHADLDAFYASVEQRDDPDLRGKPVIVGGGVVLAASYEAKARGVRTAMGGRQARRLCPDAVVVSPRMSAYSAASEAVFEVFRRTTPMVEGLSIDEAFLDVGGLAKISGSPPEIAARLRADVLRTVGLPITVGVARTKFLAKVASAVAKPDGLLVVEPDRELDFLHPLPIERLWGVGEKTSVKLRQRGIHTVGDVALLAERSLVAIVGPAAGRHLHALSIGRDPRRVVVGQRRHSIGSQHALGSRRRTPAELDAVVVGIIDRVTRRLRAAHRVCRTVVLRLRFDDYTRATRSHTLAEPTSHTGQLLTVVRNLVAATAPTIEARGLTLVGVALSNLEDDDPLQLALPIDRHGGSALDATVDDVRNRFGVSAVTRAVLLNKDEGLVMPMLPD
- a CDS encoding dihydrofolate reductase family protein, which produces MSTSVLYMSVSVDGYIAAPDDFLGGPEGHRLHEWFAPGGEFAEVTGPAAQVMEAMGAAGAVVTGRRTAELMDHWGGDLGGLPIFVVSHRPPGPAARFGYPLVTYVTDGIASAMEQARAAAGDKDVHVQGGHTAQQALAAGVLDELQLAQVPVLLGGGRRLFDLLPAEIELEIVRVFDTPEATHLRYRVVSPAASA
- a CDS encoding GntP family permease, which produces MDLQLLAALVLGIATIVVIVLWTRLDAFVALLVAALVTGFVAGSPATDTLNSITAGFGSTMGSIGIVIGLGVAVGKILEVSGAADALARAFVRALGAGREPWAMAGTGAMVSIPVFCDSGYVIMNPLARSIARRKRAGYVTLALALGCGMTLTHHLVPPTPGPLGVAGILGADLGGLVLAGLVFTVLLLPIVVLYARWIGPQLESQLLPPVRESVYGRAGVASGPPSSAVGLRERDTAADTDGAGTGDDVVIDDPAAALGTPPPGASPHRVSAGVASLPLVVPLLLIVANTVTTAVDRNRQGVLTGDEGYEPSRLAEVLAFVGSPVVALLIGVLLAVYVLLPRWTTRSQVGGWLSEAASSAGLILLITGAGGALGQVLRDSGVGEELAEAIASASLPGVLVPFLVATLVRIAQGSGTVAMITAASVSAPLVPSLGLAPLAAALACCAGSMVFSYFNDSYFWVVTRFTGLDGVAAIRGWSGITTAVWLGSLPLVLVAGAVL